The Bicyclus anynana chromosome Z, ilBicAnyn1.1, whole genome shotgun sequence genome window below encodes:
- the LOC112047828 gene encoding ras-GEF domain-containing family member 1B — translation MAMYYYASKLNEASCSGCNVKLPPPPTEPAPPPPEHSSIPTDPAILHGTGLSYYDKDAYYSFVRANNYMSENSCEHRVMNGSINFVSSQSVDPPQLTAVLGPNIKADDPYDKPDLEYKDGHIVTATFDALVEVLRPGASKPYVFTFLLCSRLFVKPHELLAKLCKRYFKNYEKVGKTEMKELMDREVTDMMSLVRVLTQWTCMFPYDFRDERIMALVRNITQRCAAEHMAPMAAEVSSMLEKLLDKLTALEQYEETLVPVPQVSHVDQLPLGDIITLGLTPVELANQLTNVELHRLSFVGPEEFVQTFAPSQPAQSSSAKSINLHHAEAKSTKNLEAYADWFNRLTYLVATDILKAVKSKYRARVMEQWVMTARECFNLGNFNSLMAIVGALNMPPIARLKKTWSRTNAVCGQQLRQLELCVEPSSNHARYRAALAAAPTETAVPLLSVTCRDLHFVNHASPTKMAGNRVNFEKCTVLARHVSAQLASRRLMGDGPVASPPAPHMHLPAWRFLSSRPALTEQAMELTSFEREPPVDHHEKDRLKRLRGATERA, via the exons ttgcCGCCTCCACCCACTGAGCCAGCACCGCCGCCACCGGAACACTCATCTATACCTACTGATCCAGCGATTCTTCACGGCACTGGTCTCTCGTATTATGAC AAAGATGCCTACTATTCTTTTGTAAGAGCAAATAACTACATGTCGGAGAATAGTTGCGAACACAGGGTAATGAATGGCAGTATAAATTTCGTCTCTTCCCAATCGGTAGACCCTCCCCAG CTTACCGCCGTTTTGGGCCCCAACATAAAGGCAGATGATCCATATGACAAACCAGATCTGGAGTACAAAGATGGTCATATAGTAACAGCTACATTCGACGCGTTGGTCGAAGTTCTACGTCCGGGCGCCAGCAAGCCATATGTCTTCACGTTCCTGTTATGTTCACGGCTGTTCGTCAAACCCCACGAATTACTTGCCAAGCTGTGTAAGAGATATTTCAAGAACTATGAGAAAGTG gGTAAGACGGAAATGAAGGAACTGATGGACAGGGAAGTGACTGACATGATGTCACTTGTTCGGGTTTTGACTCAATGGACTTGTATGTTCCCATATGATTTTCGTGACGAGAGGATTATGGCGCTCGTGAGGAACATAACTCAACG ATGTGCAGCGGAACACATGGCGCCAATGGCTGCTGAGGTGTCGAGCATGTTGGAGAAGTTGCTCGACAAGTTGACGGCCCTCGAGCAATACGAGGAGACCTTGGTACCTGTACCTCAAGTCAGTCACGTCGATCAACTACCGTTG GGAGACATCATAACCTTGGGACTTACACCTGTGGAACTTGCAAACCAGCTAACCAACGTGGAACTGCATAGACTCTCGTTCGTCGGCCCCGAGGAGTTCGTCCAGACGTTCGCGCCTTCTCAGCCGGCGCAGTCGAGCTCCGCTAAGAGCATCAACCTCCACCACGCTGAGGCCAAAAGCACGAAGAATTTGGAGGCCTACGCCGATTGGTTCAACCGGCTGACTTATCTGGTTGCAACGGATATATTGAAG GCGGTGAAGAGTAAGTACCGCGCGCGGGTGATGGAGCAGTGGGTGATGACGGCGCGCGAGTGCTTCAACTTGGGCAACTTCAACTCGCTGATGGCCATCGTGGGCGCGCTCAACATGCCGCCCATCGCTCGTCTGAAGAAAACT TGGAGTCGAACTAATGCAGTGTGCGGACAACAGTTGCGGCAATTGGAGCTTTGCGTTGAACCTAGTTCCAACCACGCCAG GTACCGTGCAGCGCTGGCAGCTGCCCCTACCGAGACCGCGGTTCCTCTCCTCTCAGTGACGTGCAGAGACCTGCATTTCGTCAACCACGCTTCGCCCACTAA GATGGCGGGTAATCGCGTGAACTTCGAGAAGTGCACGGTGCTGGCGCGTCACGTGAGCGCGCAGCTGGCGTCGCGGCGGCTGATGGGCGACGGGCCGGTGGCgtcgccgcccgcgccgcacaTGCACCTGCCCGCCTGGCGCTTCCTCAGCAGCCGGCCCGCGCTCACCGAGCAAG CTATGGAGTTGACGTCGTTCGAGCGAGAGCCGCCCGTGGACCATCACGAGAAAGACCGATTGAAGCGTCTGCGAGGAGCCACAGAAAGGGCCTAA